A single region of the Globicephala melas chromosome 12, mGloMel1.2, whole genome shotgun sequence genome encodes:
- the SIX2 gene encoding homeobox protein SIX2 isoform X1, which produces MSMLPTFGFTQEQVACVCEVLQQGGNIERLGRFLWSLPACEHLHKNESVLKAKAVVAFHRGNFRELYKILESHQFSPHNHAKLQQLWLKAHYIEAEKLRGRPLGAVGKYRVRRKFPLPRSIWDGEETSYCFKEKSRSVLREWYAHNPYPSPREKRELAEATGLTTTQVSNWFKNRRQRDRAAEAKERYEENSENSNSNSHNPLAASLNGSGKSVLGSSEDEKTPSGTPDHSSSSPALLLSPPPPPGLPSLHSLGHPPGPSAVPVPVPGGGGSDPLQHHHGLQDSILNPMSANLVDLGS; this is translated from the exons ATGTCTATGCTACCCACCTTCGGCTTCACGCAGGAGCAAGTGGCGTGCGTGTGCGAGGTGCTGCAACAGGGCGGCAACATCGAGCGACTGGGCCGCTTCCTGTGGTCTCTGCCCGCCTGCGAGCACCTCCACAAGAATGAAAGCGTGCTCAAGGCCAAGGCGGTGGTGGCCTTCCACCGCGGCAACTTCCGCGAGCTCTACAAGATCCTGGAGAGCCATCAGTTCTCGCCGCACAACCACGCCAAGctgcagcagctgtggctcaaggCGCACTATATCGAGGCGGAGAAGCTGCGCGGCCGGCCCCTGGGCGCTGTGGGCAAGTACCGAGTGCGCCGCAAGTTTCCCCTGCCGCGCTCCATCTGGGACGGCGAGGAGACCAGCTACTGCTTCAAGGAAAAGAGTCGAAGCGTGCTGCGCGAGTGGTACGCTCACAACCCCTACCCCTCACCCCGCGAGAAGCGCGAGCTGGCGGAAGCCACGGGCCTCACCACCACGCAGGTCAGCAACTGGTTCAAGAACCGGCGGCAGCGCGACCGGGCGGCCGAGGCCAAGGAAAGGTACGA GGAGAACAGCGAGAACTCCAACTCCAACAGCCACAATCCGCTGGCTGCGTCGCTGAACGGCAGTGGCAAGTCTGTGCTAGGCAGCTCGGAGGACGAGAAGACGCCGTCGGGGACGCCAGACCACTCGTCGTCCAGCCCCGCGCTGCTGCTCAGCCCGCCGCCGCCACCCGGGCTGCCGTCCCTGCACAGCCTGGGCCACCCTCCGGGCCCCAGCGCCGTGCCCGTGCCTGTGCCGGGGGGAGGCGGCTCGGACCCACTGCAGCATCACCACGGCCTGCAGGACTCCATCCTCAACCCCATGTCGGCCAACCTCGTGGACCTGGGCTCCTAG
- the SIX2 gene encoding homeobox protein SIX2 isoform X2 — protein MSMLPTFGFTQEQVACVCEVLQQGGNIERLGRFLWSLPACEHLHKNESVLKAKAVVAFHRGNFRELYKILESHQFSPHNHAKLQQLWLKAHYIEAEKLRGRPLGAVGKYRVRRKFPLPRSIWDGEETSYCFKEKSRSVLREWYAHNPYPSPREKRELAEATGLTTTQVSNWFKNRRQRDRAAEAKERENSENSNSNSHNPLAASLNGSGKSVLGSSEDEKTPSGTPDHSSSSPALLLSPPPPPGLPSLHSLGHPPGPSAVPVPVPGGGGSDPLQHHHGLQDSILNPMSANLVDLGS, from the exons ATGTCTATGCTACCCACCTTCGGCTTCACGCAGGAGCAAGTGGCGTGCGTGTGCGAGGTGCTGCAACAGGGCGGCAACATCGAGCGACTGGGCCGCTTCCTGTGGTCTCTGCCCGCCTGCGAGCACCTCCACAAGAATGAAAGCGTGCTCAAGGCCAAGGCGGTGGTGGCCTTCCACCGCGGCAACTTCCGCGAGCTCTACAAGATCCTGGAGAGCCATCAGTTCTCGCCGCACAACCACGCCAAGctgcagcagctgtggctcaaggCGCACTATATCGAGGCGGAGAAGCTGCGCGGCCGGCCCCTGGGCGCTGTGGGCAAGTACCGAGTGCGCCGCAAGTTTCCCCTGCCGCGCTCCATCTGGGACGGCGAGGAGACCAGCTACTGCTTCAAGGAAAAGAGTCGAAGCGTGCTGCGCGAGTGGTACGCTCACAACCCCTACCCCTCACCCCGCGAGAAGCGCGAGCTGGCGGAAGCCACGGGCCTCACCACCACGCAGGTCAGCAACTGGTTCAAGAACCGGCGGCAGCGCGACCGGGCGGCCGAGGCCAAGGAAAG GGAGAACAGCGAGAACTCCAACTCCAACAGCCACAATCCGCTGGCTGCGTCGCTGAACGGCAGTGGCAAGTCTGTGCTAGGCAGCTCGGAGGACGAGAAGACGCCGTCGGGGACGCCAGACCACTCGTCGTCCAGCCCCGCGCTGCTGCTCAGCCCGCCGCCGCCACCCGGGCTGCCGTCCCTGCACAGCCTGGGCCACCCTCCGGGCCCCAGCGCCGTGCCCGTGCCTGTGCCGGGGGGAGGCGGCTCGGACCCACTGCAGCATCACCACGGCCTGCAGGACTCCATCCTCAACCCCATGTCGGCCAACCTCGTGGACCTGGGCTCCTAG